CATACGGGAAACCGAGCACGCGCCCGGAATCGCGCACCACGGCCTTGGCGGCCATGGTGCCGTAGGTGATGATCTGGCTGACGCGTTCGCGGCCGTACTTGCGCGCGACGTAGTCGATGACTTCGTCGCGGCGGTCCATGCAGAAGTCGATGTCGAAGTCGGGCATCGACACGCGTTCGGGGTTGAGGAACCGCTCGAACAGCAGGTTGTACGGAATCGGATCCAGATCGGTGATCTGCAGCGCCCAGGCCACCAGCGAACCGGCACCGGAACCACGGCCGGGGCCGATTGGAATACCCTGGTTCTTACCCCACTGGATGAAGTCGGCCACGATCAGGAAGTAGCCGGGGAACCCCATCTTGATGATGGTGGCCAGCTCGAATTCCAGCCGTTCGAAATAGTCCTCGCGGGTTTTGCCTTCAGCCAGCGGATTCTTTTCCAGGCGGGCTTCCAGGCCCTTGCGCGATTCGCTGCAGATCCAGCTGTCCAGCGTTTCGTTTTCCGGCACCGGGTAGTTGGGCAGGAAGTAGGTACCCAGCCGCATTTCGATGTTGCAGCGTTCGGCCAGCGCCAACGTGTTGTCGATCGCATCGGGGATGTCGGCGAACAGCGCGCACATCTCTTCGGGCGATTTGAGGTACTGCTGGTCGCTGTAGTCGCGCGGGCGCTTGGGATCGTCCAGCACGCGGCCGGAGGAAATGCACACGCGGGCTTCGTGCGCGCTGAAATCGTCCGGGCGCAGGAAGCGCACGTCGTTGCTGGCCACCACGGGCAGGCCACGCTGGCCGGCGGCCACCAGGGCAAACTGGTTGAACGCTTCTTCGCCTTCGCGACCGGTACGGGTCAGCTCCAGATGCAGGCCATCGCCGAACACGCGCTGCCAGTCGGCGAGCTGCTGCTCGGCCAGGTCATGCCGGCCTTCGCCGGCCAGACGCCCGGCCAGGCTGTCGCGGCCAGCCAGGGCAAACAGGTTGTGGCAACCGCCCTTGAGCCAGTCGGGGTGCACCGCCACGCCGCCTTCAGGGCGGTGGCCTTCCATCCAGGCACGAGTGAGCAGGCGCGACAGGCTGAGATAGCCTTCGCGGTCGCGGCAGAGCAGGGTCATGCGCCAGGGGGTCATGCCCTCTTCGGCGATCATGATGTCGGCACCGGCGATCGGCTTGATGCCGACCGTTTCAGCGGCCTTGTAGAACTTGACCAGCGCGAACAGGTTGTTCAGGTCGGTCACTGCCAACGCGGGCAGGTTCAGTTCGACGGCGCGGCTGAGCAGGTTGGCCTGCTTGGCCTTTTTCGGGTCAGCCTGATCCGGTTTCGCCGGGACACGGATGGTCGAATCCGCCAGCGAAAACTCGGTGTGGACGTGCAGATGTACGAAACGGGAAGTGGACATGCCGGGCCAATGTAATGCCCGGTCAGGGTAGCCGCGCGGGGCAGCCCGAACAAGGCTTGACAGGGCGTTGGGTTAAGGCGGAAGCCGAGCCAAAGCCAAAGCCGAAGCCAAAGCCAAAGCGCTTGGGCGGTTGGGCTATCGGCTGGGGCGGCGCCGGGGGCAGGGGTACGGGACGCGCCGTAAACCGCCCTCCGGGCCCCGGCCCAACCGCCAGCGGTTGGGCGTTCAGTCGCACGCGAGGCAGTGCCTCGCAAGCAGTGCGGCTTCACCCCTGGGGGCTCTCTTGCAACATCCATGTTGCAAGGAAAGGTCCCGTACCCCTGCCCCCGGCGCCGCCCCCAACGGAAGGTCGGCTCGCACGGAAAAGCGGGAGCAAGGGCTCCGCCTTTGACCTCCGTTGGGCACCAGCCAACTGTCAAAGGGCGGCGGGGGTGGGTTTGCGGGACCGTAGAGCGCCATGGATGGCGCGAACGAGCTTACATGGACGTACTTGCAGCGTGTCCCGCAAACCCACACCCGCCGCCCAAGCCAGCCGAACCGGAAGTGCCGCTTTTGCTTTTGCTTTTGCTTTGGCTGTTGCGGTTGCTGTTGCGTCAGACAGCAGCAACCAACGCGCTGTCCAGGCAATCACGCACGGGCGCGAAGCTGCGGCGGTGGTGGGGGCAGGGGCCGTGGGTGCGCAGGGCGGCGAGGTGGGCCGGGGTGCCGTAGCCCTTGTGCTGGTCGAAGCCGTATTCGGGGTGCTGCTCGTGCAGCTGGAGCATGTAGCGGTCGCGGCTGACCTTGGCCAGGATCGAGGCCGCCATGATCGCGCGGTCGAGCGCGTCGCCACCGACCAGCGCCTGCGCGGGGCAGGGCAGGCCCTTGGGTACCACGTTGCCGTCGATGCGCGCGAACTGCGCCACGTGCGCGACCGCCTCGACCGCCCGGCGCATGCCCAGCATCGTGGCCTGGTAGATGTTGAGCGTGTCGATCTCCGTCACGTCCACCATCACCACCTGGAAGGCCAGCGCACGCTGCTGGATCCTGTCGAACAGCTGGTCGCGGCGGATCGCCGTGAGCTGCTTGGAATCGTCCAGCCCGTTCAGACGCGGGCGGTCCGGGCAGAACACCACCGCCGCTACCGCCACCGGGCCGGCCAGCGGCCCGCGACCGGCTTCGTCCACCCCCGCCACATAGCGCGGCGCGACCGTCGCCAGCGCCGCCCCGTCGAACAGCGCCAGCGAGGCCGCCGCAGCGTGGCGGCGGCTCATGCCGGCGCGTTCCCGCGCGGCTTGCGTGCCAGCAGTTCCGCCACCGCGTCGGCCGCGCGCGCCGACGCGTCCTGGCGCAACTGCAGGTGCAGCTTTTCGTACGTGTCCTGGATCTCGATGGCGCGTTGCGGCTGATCGAACCACTGCATGATCGCCTCGGCCAGCTTGTCCGGCACGCAGTCGTGCTGGATCAGCTCCGGCGCCAGGTCCTTGCCAGCCAGGATGTTCGGCAGCGCGAAGCGGTCCACCTTGATCAGGCCGAGCGCCTTCACGATCCGGTAGGTCAGCTCCGCCACGCGGTAACCCACCACCATCGGCCGCTTCACCAGCATCGTTTCCAGCGTGGCCGTGCCCGAGGCGAGTACCACTACGTCGGCGGCGATCATCGCCGTGCGCGCCTGGCCGTCCAGCAGGTGCGAGTAGGCCACCGGCAGCGCCGAGCGCGACAGCTGCTCCTGGATCAGTGCACGGCAGGCCGGGTTGGCTGCCGGCACCACCACGTGCAGGCCCGGAATGCGTTCGGACACCTGCCAGGCCGCTTCGAAGAACGCGCCGCCCAGCTTGCTGATCTCGCCCAGCCGGCTGCCCGGCAGCACAGCCAGCACCTTGGCGTTGACCGGCAGGCCCAAGGCCACGCGGGCCGCTTCGCGGTCGCTGTGCAGCGGGATGTCATCGGCCATCGGGTGGCCGACGAAGCGCGCGTCGATGCCATGGCGGGCGTAGATGGGCGGTTCCATCGGGAACAGGCACAGCACCAGGTCGGCGCTGGCACCGATCTTCTCCGCACGCTTCTCGCGCCACGCCCAGACCGACGGGCTGACGTAGTGCACCGTGGTGATGCCGCGCTCTTTCAGCCAGCGCTCCACGCCCAGGTTGAAGTCCGGGGCGTCGATGCCGATGAACACATCCGGCTGCCACTCCAGCACCCGCGCACGGAACTCACTGCGCAGCTTCAGCAGGCGCGGCAGGTGGCGCAGGATTTCGGTCAGGCCCATCACCGCCAGCTCGCTGGCATCGAACCAGGTCAGGCAGCCGGCGCTGCGCATCGCATCGCCGCCAATCCCGGCGAACTCGGCGTCCGGGAACCGCTGCTGCAGTTCGCGCACCAGGCCGGCGCCAAGCAGGTCGCCGGAGGCTTCACCGGCAACCAGCGCAATCCGCAGCGGTCGCGAAGAGCCGGGCGCCGTCATCGCAGCAGGGGCCTCTCGGCGTGCTCGATGAAGTCCAGCATGTCCTTGACGTCGGCGCTGTGCGCGGCCTGTTCGGCCAGCTGCACCTTGGCTTCGGCCAGCGGCAGGCCGGCCACGTACAACGTGCGGTAGGCGCGTTTGATGCTGGCGATGCGCTCGGCATCGAAGCCGCGGCGCTTGAGGCCTTCGCTGTTGATGCCGCGCGGGCGGCCCAGCGAATCGCTGCCGACCATGGTGAACGGTGGCACGTCGCCATTGGTCAGTGCACCCATGCCCAGGAAGGCGTGCGCACCGATCCGGCAGAACTGGTGGGCCCCGGCGAAACCGCTGATGATCACGTAGTCGCCCACGGTCACGTGGCCGGCCAGGGTGGTGTTGTTGGAGAACACGCACTGGTTGCCGACGTGGCAGTCGTGCGCCACGTGCGTGTAGGCCAGCATCCAGTTGCCGTTGCCGATGGTGGTGACGCCACCGCCGCCGCCGGTACCGCGGTTGAGGGTGACGAACTCGCGGAACACGTTGTCATCGCCGATCACCAGTTCGGTGCGCTCGCCGGCGTACTTCTTGTCCTGCGGTTCGCCGCCCACGGCAACGTGGCCGATGAAACGGTTGTTGCGGCCGATCCGGGTCGGGCCGTGGATCGAGCAGTGCGGGCCGACTTCGGTGCCTTCGCCGATCTCGACATCGGCACCGATCAGGCAGAACGCACCGATACGTACATCCGCCGCCAGTTTCGCCGACGGGTCGATGACCGCGGTGGGGTGGATGAGCGGCCCGTTCATTCGCGGGTGCCGGCGCAGAGTACTTCGGCGCAGGCGACGATCTCGCCGTCGACCTTGGCCACGCAGTCGTACACCGCCATGTTGCGGATCACGCGCTTGATCTCGACATGCATTTCCAGCACGTCGCCCGGCACCACCTGCTTGCTGAAGCGGGCCTTGTCCACCTTGACCATGTAGAACAGCTTGGACTGCGCGTCGCGGCCCAGGGTGAGCTGGGTCAGCACGCCGCCGGCCTGGGCCATGGCTTCGATGATCAGCACGCCGGGCATGATCGGCTGGCTGGGGAAGTGGCCCTGGAAGAACGGTTCGTTGATGCTGACGTTCTTGGTGGCAACGATGGTGCGCTTCTCGTAATCGATCGCGACGACCTTGTCGACCAGCAGGAAGGGATAACGGTGCGGGATCAACGCCTGGATCTGGGTGATGTCCGGCAGCTTCTGTTCGTGGCTCATTCCTTCTCCTTGCTCACAGACAGGATGCGACGGGCCAGTGCATCGAGCTGCTTGAAGCGCGCGGCGTTCTTGCGCCACGTGCGGTTGTCGGTCAACGGGGTCCCGGACGAGTATTCGCCCGGTTCGGTAATGGAGTTGCGCACCACGGACTTGCCGGTGATCACCACCTTGTCGCAGATCTCGAGGTGGCCGACGACGCCGACGGCGCCGCCGAGCAGGCAGTAACGGCCGATCTTGGCGCTGCCGGCAATGCCGGTGCAGCCGGCGATGGCCGAGTGGGCGCCGATCTGGACGTTGTGGGCGATCTGGACGAGGTTGTCCAGGCGCACGTCGTTGTCGAGCACGGTATCTTCGAGGGCGCCGCGGTCGACGCAGGTATTGGCGCCGATCTCGCAGTCGTCGCCGATGCGCACGCCACCCAGCTGGGGCACTTTGATCCAGCTGCCGGCGTCCATCGCCAGGCCGAAGCCATCGGCGCCGAGCACGGCACCGGGATGGATGCGCACGCGCTTGCCGATGCGGACGCGGGTGACCAGGGTGACGCGGGCGATCAGTTCGCAGCCGCTGTCCAGGCTGCAGTCTTCGCCGATGATGCTGCCGGCGCCGATGATGCAGTTCTCGCCGATCACGCTGCGCGCGCCGATGGTGACGAACGGGCCGATGTGGGCGCTGGCGGCGACCTGGGCCTCGGGATCGATGACGGCGCTGGGGTGGATGCCCGGCGGCCGGGTCGGGGCGATGTCGAACAGCGCGCCGATCTTGGCGAAGGTGGTGTAGGGATCCTTGGCGATCAGCGCGGTACCGGGCGCGGCTTCGGCGTCGTCGGCGCGCAGCACCACGATCCCGGCCTGGCTGTCGGCCAGCTGGGCGCGGTAGCGCGGGTTGGCCAGGAAGGTCAGCTGGCCAGGGCCGGCATGGGCGAGCGTGGCCACGCCACGGATGGCGGTGCTGCCATCACCATGGACCTGCAGGCCAAACTGCTCGGCGAGTTGCTGGGCGGTATAGGTAGGAGTGTTCACGCCGGGAGTTTACCGTGTGGCGTGACTTCGGTCATGTTCGGGGGTGTTCATGGGGCTGCGCCTGATGGCGGTTGGATTCAGGCGAACAGCCTGAGGGTTGCCGGGTTCGCGCGCAGGGCCGGCGGGTGCGGGGGTACGGGGGGCGCCGTGAACCCATCCCTGGGGGCTCTTACCAAACATCCATGTTTGGTAAAGCCCCCGTACCCCCGCACCCGCCGGCCCTCTGACGGTGTGTCGGTTGCCAAGGGTGATCAAAAGCGGGCCAGTCCCCACAAACAAAAACGCCGGGCAATGCCCGGCGTTTCTGCTGATGCGTCCAGCGCTTAGAACTGACCACCGAACGTGAACTGCAGGCGTTCGATTTCGTCGCCGTCTTCCTTCTTTAGCGGGAAGGCGTAGCTGATCGAGATCGGGCCGACCGGGGCGCGCCACAGCAGGGCGACACCGGCCGAGGCACGCAGTTCGTTGGCCTTGAAGTTGTCCACGCCGTTGTACACGTTGCCGACGTCGAAGAACGCCGAGACGCGGGCCGACGGGCTGTCGAACAGGCGCGGGAAGTAGGCTTCGACCGAACCCACGGTTTTCAGCGAACCACCCAGCGGCTGGCCACGGTTGTACGAAGCGGTCGGCTCCGAGCGCGGGCCAAGGGTGTTGTCTTCGAAACCGCGCACCGAGTTGGTACCGCCGGCGTAGAAGTTTTCGAAGAACGGCAGGCCCGAAGCGGTCACGGTGCGGGTGGTGCCATCCGGGTTGGTGATCACGCGGGTGACATCGTTGCCGTAGGAGTCGCCGTAGCCGACCTCGGCGCGGGTATTGATGACCAGCGACGGGATGATCGGCCAGTACTTGGAGACCTGGTAGTTCAGCTTGTAGTACTCGACCGTCGAACCCGGCAGGGTCGTTTCCAGGCCCACGCGCTGGTACATGCCGCGGGTGGGCATGAAGTAATCGTTGCGGGTGTCGCGCGCCCAGCCCAGCTCCGTGCGCCAGGAGTGGAACGTGCGCTGGCCGATGGCATCGATGTAATCGATGATCGCCTGCGGCGTTGCACCCTGGTAGGTGGTGATCTGGTTGCTGTCGATGCCCACCATCAGCGAGACGGTGTCGTTCTCGGTGATCGGCACGCCGAACACCACCTGCGCCGCACCGTTGGTGCTGTTGTACTGCGCGGTGTTGAAGTCGGAGTAATCCAGCTCGCGCCAGGACAGGTTGTAGCCCAGCGACACGCCGTCGTCGGTGAAGTACGGGTTGGTGTAGGAGAAGCCGTAACGCTGCAGGTAGCTGCTGCGCGACGCTTCGACCGACACGCGGTTGCCGCCGCCCAGGAAGTTGTTCTGCGACAGCTGCACCGAGGTGGTCATGCCGTAGGACTGCGAATAGCCCAGGCCGAACACGAAGCTGCCCGAGGTGGTTTCCTTGACGTTGTAGACCACGTCGACCTGGTCGTTGCTGCCGGTGACCGGCGGCGTTTCGACATCCACCGATTCGAAGTAGCCCAGGCGCTGCAGGCGGATCTTGGAACGGTCGATCGCGGCCTGCGAGTACCAGCTGTTCTCGAACTGGCGCATTTCACGACGCAGCACTTCATCGGAGGTGCGGGTGTTGCCCTTGAACACGATGCGGCGCACGCCCACGCGGGGGCCCGGCACGACCTGCATGTTGATCGCCACGGTGCGTTCGGCGCGGTTGCTGGTCGGGATCGGGTTCACCTTGGCGAACGCGTAACCGATGTTGGACAGCGAATTGGTGATGGCGTCCGAGCTGAATTCCAGCAGGGCGCGCGAGAACGTATCGCCGGACTTCTGGATCAGCATGCGCTCCACGTCTTCCTGCGGAAGGATGGTGTCGCCGGTGACCTTGATCTCGGAGATCTTGTACTGCTCACCTTCGGTCACGCCGGCGGTGATGAACATGTCGCGCTTGTCGGGGCTGATCGAGACCTGGGTGGAATCGATGCTGAAGTCCACGTAACCGCGGTCCAGGTACCAGGCATTGAGCTTTTCCAGGTCGCCGGACAGCTTTTCCTTGGAGTACTGGTCGTCGCGGCGGTACCACGACGCCCAGTTGTGCTCCTTGGATTCCCAGGTTTCCAGGATGTCCTTGGACTCGAACTTTTCGGTGCCGACCAGGTTCACGTGCTGGATCTTGGCGGCCTTGCCTTCCTTGATCGCAATGGTGATGTCCACGCGGTTGCGGTCAAGCGGGCTGACGGTCGGGGTGATCTCGACGTTGTATTTGCCACGGTCGTTGTACTGGCGGCGCAGTTCCTGGGTCACCCGGTCCAGGCTCAGGCGATCGAAGGTGCCGCCTTCGCTCAGGCCGATGTCGCTCAGGCCCTTGAGCAGCTGGTCGCTCTTGATGTCCTTGTTGCCGGTGACGGTCAGCTTGTTGATCGCCGGGCGTTCCTTGACCGTGACCACCAGGATGTCGCCCTGCCGCTCAAGCTGGACGTCCTCGAAGAAGCCGGTCTTGTACAGGGCACGGATCGACTCGCCGACCTTGTTGTCGGTCAGGGTCTCGCCACGTTCCACCGGCAGGTAGGTGAACACGGTACCGGAGGTGATGCGCTGCAGACCATCGACACGGATGTCGCTGACGGTGAAGGGCTCGGCTGCCTGGGCCAGGGCGGGCGCGCCGAAACCGGCGGCGAGTGCGAGGGCAAGCAGGCGGCGATTGGGGAGTCGCGTCATGTCACGTCCGGTTGGAGTCGAATACGATGTTGCGGGATGCCGGCGCATAAGACGACGACAAAAGGGTAAAAGTTCATCGCGGGAACAGACCGAGGATGTCGTTGTAGAACGCCAGTCCCATCAGTCCGGCCAGCATGGCCAGGCCGATGTACTGGCCGGCCGCCATGGCACGCTCGCTGAGCGGGCTGCCCTTGACCAACTCGATAAGGTAATACAGCAGGTGCCCGCCGTCCAAGATGGGGATGGGCAACAGGTTGATGATGCACAGGCTGAGCGAGAGTACGGCCAGGAACCAGAGGAACCAATCAAGGCCGCGCTGGGCGGTCTGGTTGGCTACCCGGGCGATGGTGACCGGGCCGGAAACGTTCTGCAGCGAGGCATTGCCGGTCACGATGCGGCGCATCATGCCGAGCGAATCGCCCGCCGCGCGCGCGGTTTCGCGCAGCGCCGCCGGGATGGCCGCCAGCGGGCCGTACTGCAGGGTGGTGTCATAGGCCGGCGCGCTGGCCTGCGGGAAGCCGATGCCGATCTGCCACGTGGGCTGGCCGCGGCCGTCCTTGCCCTGGCGCGGGGTGACTTCCAGCGCCAGCCGGTCGCCGTTGCGCAGCACCTCGATCATGCCCGGGCCGCCGCGCTTGCCCAGCGCGAGGATGGCCGGGGAGACCTGGTCGGCCGCATCGATGCGCTGGCCATCCACGGCCACCACCAGGTCGCCCGGCAACAGCACGCCCTGGGCGGCGGAATCGGGCAGCACCTGTTCGACCAATGCCGGCTGCAGGTGGAACTGCCAGGTCAGGCCGGCCAGCGAGGCCACCCAGCGCTCATCGAAGCCGGCCGGCAACTGCGACAGCGGCAGGGTGCGGGTGCGCACCTGCTCCTGCGCATCGACCACCTCCACCTTCGCATCGTGGCGGTCCATGGCGGCCGTGGTCAGGGCCATGGCGGCCTGGCCTGCGGTGACCACGCTGCGGTCATCCACGCTCAGCACGCGGTCACCGGCCTGCAGCCCGGCCACCTGGGCCATGCCGGTGGTGCGGCCGATGGTGGCCGAATAATCCTGCTTGCCCAGTACGAACATGGCCCACAGCAGGGCCACGCACAGCACCAGGTTGGCGATCGGGCCTGCCGCCACGATCGCGATGCGCTGCCAGACGCTCTTGTGGTTGAAGGCCAGGCCGCGTTCGGCCGGGTGTACCTCGACCTCGCGCTCGTCGAGCATCTTCACATAGCCGCCCAGTGGAATGGCGGCGATGGCGAATTCGGTACCGTTGCGGTTGCGGCGCATCCACAGCGGTTTGCCGAAGCCGACCGAGAAGCGCAGCACCTTCACGCCACAGCGCCGCGCGACCCAGTAGTGACCGAACTCATGGAACGTCACCAGCAGGCCAAGGCTGACGATCATCCACCAGACGGAGCCGATGAATTCACCCATGGTGGACGTCGCGGGAAAGGAGCGGGAAGGGCATTCAGGCGTGGTCGATGGCGGCTTGGGTGATCTGGCGGGCGTGCTGGTCGGCGGCCAGCAGGCCCTCCAGTGTATCGGCGGACGCGGAAGGCAGTGTTGAAAGAGCGTTAGCCACCAGCCCTGGAATGGCTAGGAAAGCGATCCGCCCCTGAAGAAACGCTGAAACAGCCACTTCATTGGCCGCATTGAGCACCGCCGGGGCAGTGCCGCCGGCGGCCATCGCCTGCCAGGCCAGGCGCAGGCAGGGGAAGGCGTCGGTGTCGGGGGCCTCGAAATCCAGCCGGCCCTGGCTCAGCAGGTCCAGCCCGCCAACCCCGGATTCGATGCGGTGCGGCCAGCCCAGGCCCACGGCCAGCGTGGTGCGCATGTCCGGCAGGCCCATCTGGGCCAGGGTGGAGCCGTCGACGAATTCGACCAGCGAATGCACCAGGCTCTGCGGGTGCACCAGCACTTCGATGCGCTCGCCGGGGATGTTGAACAGGTGGTGGGCCTCGATGACCTCCAGCCCCTTGTTCATCAACGTCGCCGAATCGACCGAGATCTTCGGGCCCATCGACCACTTCGGGTGGGCGACTGCCTGGGCCGGGGTGACCTCGGCCAGCTCGGCCCGGCTGCGCCCGCGGAAGGGGCCGCCGGAGGCGGTGAGCAGGATCCTGCGCACGCCGGCCTGGTCCAGGCTGGCGTCGCGCGAACGCAGGCACTGGAAGATGGCGCTGTGTTCGCTGTCGATCGGGATGATCTCGGCCCCGGCGGCGGTGGCGCGCTGCATCAGCAGCTCGCCGGCCAGGACCAGCGATTCCTTGTTGGCCAGCAGGATGCGCTTGCCAGCGCCTGCGGCGGCCAGGGTCGAGGACAGCCCGGCCGCGCCGACGATGGCGGCGACCAGGGTGTCGCATGCGTCGCTGGCGGCCAGCTGGTCCAGCGCGGCGGCGCCGGCATGCGCCTGGGTGTCCAGGCCGGCGGCGCGCAGGCCATCGCGCAGATCCGCATACAGCGCTTCGCTGGCGATTACCGCATGCGCCGGCCGGTGGAGCGCGCACAGCGCGACCAGCGCCTGCACCTGGGTGCCGGCGGCCAGCACGGTGGCGCGGTAGCGGTCCGGGTGGCGCGCGATCACGTCCAGCGCGGATGCGCCGATCGAGCCGGTGGCACCGAACACGGCGACCCGGCGGGGGGCGGTAGTGCTCTGCATGCTCAGAATCCGAAGATTTCCTTGCCCAGCGCGAACACCGGCAGCGCGGCCAGCACGCCGTCGATGCGGTCCAGCACGCCGCCGTGGCCCGGAATGATGTGGCCCGAGTCCTTGGCGCCGGCATGGCGCTTGAGCAGGCTTTCGTACAGGTCGCCAAGTACCGAGGCGAACACGGCGACCACCGTGGTGATGACCAGGCCGACCACGTGCCCAGGCGCGACCCCGGCGATCCAGCCGAACACCAGGGCCACCAGCAGGCCGGCCAGCATGCCGCCGCCCAGCCCTTCCCAGGTCTTGTTGGGGCTGATGCGCGGGGCCAGCTTGGTGCGGCCCAGGGTGCGGCCGGCAAAGTAGGCGCCGGAATCGGCGGCCCAGACCACGGCCAGCGCGGTCAGCAGCCACAGGTGGCCCTTGTCGCCGCTGGCGTGGATCAGCACCAGCGAGGCCCAGGCGGGCACGATGGCCAGGGTGCCGGCCAGCAGTTTGAGCGACCGCGCCGGGCTGCCGGGTTCGGCGCCGAAGGTGAAGAAGCGCAGCCACAGCAGGGCCAGCAGCCACCAGCCGATGCCGACCAGCGCGGCGATCTGGTACAGCACCAGGGTGCCAGCGTCGGCCCACACGATCAGCACCATCAGCACCAGGTTCAGCACCAGCAGCACGGTGCGGGCCAGTGTGTCGTCCACGTCGGCCAGCTTCAGCCATTCCCACAGGCCGATCAGGAACACGGCGGCGGCGGCGGCGGCCAGCCACTGGGTGGGCAGCAGCAGGATCGCGGCGATGGCGACCGGCGCCATGATCAGCGCGGCGATGACTCGGGTTTTGGTCATGGGGTGGACGTCTCGGTGGCCAGGGCGGCGATCTGGGCGCTGGTCAGGCCGAAGCGGCGTTCACGTGCAGCGTAGGCGTCGAGCGCCTGCTGCAGGATGGCGGCGTCGAACTCGGGCCACAGCACCTCGGTGAACCACAGTTCGGTATAGGCCAGCTGCCACAGCAGGAAATTGCTGACGCGGGTGTCGCCACCGGTGCGGATGAACAGATCCGGGGGCGGCAGGTCGGCCAGGGCGACGCGGCTGCCCAGCAGCGCTTCGTCGATCTGTTCGGGCAGCAGGCGCCCGGCCGCGACCTCGGCGGCCAGTTCGCGTGCGGCCCTGGCGATGTCCTGGCGGCC
This is a stretch of genomic DNA from Stenotrophomonas rhizophila. It encodes these proteins:
- a CDS encoding phosphatidate cytidylyltransferase, which codes for MTKTRVIAALIMAPVAIAAILLLPTQWLAAAAAAVFLIGLWEWLKLADVDDTLARTVLLVLNLVLMVLIVWADAGTLVLYQIAALVGIGWWLLALLWLRFFTFGAEPGSPARSLKLLAGTLAIVPAWASLVLIHASGDKGHLWLLTALAVVWAADSGAYFAGRTLGRTKLAPRISPNKTWEGLGGGMLAGLLVALVFGWIAGVAPGHVVGLVITTVVAVFASVLGDLYESLLKRHAGAKDSGHIIPGHGGVLDRIDGVLAALPVFALGKEIFGF
- a CDS encoding 1-deoxy-D-xylulose-5-phosphate reductoisomerase, encoding MQSTTAPRRVAVFGATGSIGASALDVIARHPDRYRATVLAAGTQVQALVALCALHRPAHAVIASEALYADLRDGLRAAGLDTQAHAGAAALDQLAASDACDTLVAAIVGAAGLSSTLAAAGAGKRILLANKESLVLAGELLMQRATAAGAEIIPIDSEHSAIFQCLRSRDASLDQAGVRRILLTASGGPFRGRSRAELAEVTPAQAVAHPKWSMGPKISVDSATLMNKGLEVIEAHHLFNIPGERIEVLVHPQSLVHSLVEFVDGSTLAQMGLPDMRTTLAVGLGWPHRIESGVGGLDLLSQGRLDFEAPDTDAFPCLRLAWQAMAAGGTAPAVLNAANEVAVSAFLQGRIAFLAIPGLVANALSTLPSASADTLEGLLAADQHARQITQAAIDHA